One stretch of Castor canadensis chromosome 12, mCasCan1.hap1v2, whole genome shotgun sequence DNA includes these proteins:
- the Dr1 gene encoding protein Dr1 — protein sequence MASSSGNDDDLTIPRAAINKMIKETLPNVRVANDARELVVNCCTEFIHLVSSEANEICNKSEKKTISPEHVIQALESLGFGSYISEVKEVLQECKTVALKRRKASSRLENLGIPEEELLRQQQELFAKARQQQAELAQQEWLQMQQAAQQAQLAAASASASNQAGSSQDEEDDDDI from the exons ATGGCCTCCTCGTCGGGCAACGACGACGACCTGACGATCCCCAGGGCGGCTATCAACAAGATGATCAAAGAGACTCTGCCCAACGTGCGCGTGGCCAACGACGCGCGGGAGCTGGTGGTGAACTGCTGCACCGAGTTCATCCACCTCGTGTCCTCGGAGGCCAACGAGATCTGCAACAAGTCGGAGAAGAAGACCATCTCCCCGGAGCACGTCATCCAGG CACTAGAAAGTTTGGGCTTTGGCTCTTACATCAGTGAAGTAAAAGAAGTCTTACAAGAATGCAAGACAGTAgcgttaaaaagaagaaaggcaagtTCTCGTTTGGAAAACCTTGGCATTCCTGAAGAAGAGTTGTTGAGACAGCAACAGGAGTTATTTGCAAAA GCCAGACAGCAGCAAGCAGAATTGGCCCAACAGGAGTGGCTTCAAATGCAGCAGGCCGCCCAACAGGCCCAGCTGGCAGCCGCCTCAGCCAGCGCGTCCAATCAAGCGGGGTCTTCCCAAGATGAGGAAGATGATGACGATATCTGA